The Oncorhynchus kisutch isolate 150728-3 linkage group LG20, Okis_V2, whole genome shotgun sequence genome has a segment encoding these proteins:
- the LOC116355413 gene encoding zinc finger CCHC domain-containing protein 3-like, whose amino-acid sequence MWEEFCYICPAAFTPENTHRRAFLGRYMDNVSSARYLRDSLGFWNGKRGFQALLRESPKSVDGYLHPPAMFSLGADRGTLYYARQPPFCRRCMAYGHTLASCSNKKCRFCGSEEHEARECDEPKACHGCGSREHLWRDCPDRHRSYASAAGGGAGDGGRKERTRADCTDGTGEKKAREEDGKKEEMRRKRREEGKSGKEEEKEKKAEERKGAVKGTVVREGVEEGMGTVTGTVTEGGVEI is encoded by the coding sequence atgtgggaagagttttgctatATCTGCCCAGCTGcatttacaccagagaacacacacaggagagcctttctggggaggtacatggacaatgtctcctcagcgaggtacctcagggattccctgggtttctggaatgggaagagaggcttccaggcgttactcagggagtccccgaagagtgtggatggctacctccatcctccggcaatgttctccctgggggctgacaggggaaccctatactatgcacgtcagcccccgttctgcaggcgttgtatggcctacggccatacCCTGGCCTCGTGCAGTAACAAGAAATGTCGTTTTTGTGGGTCGGAAGAGCACGAGGCCAGGGAGTGTGACGAGCCCAAggcttgccacgggtgtggctccagagaacacctgtggcgtgattgcccggatcgtcacaggtcatacgcgtctgcagctggggggggagcgggggatggggggaggaaagaaaggacGCGTGCGGATTGTACGGATGGCACAGGGGAAAAGAAGGCAAGAGAAGAGGATGGAAAGAAGGAAGAAATGAGAAGAAAGAGGCGGGAAGAAGGAAAGAGTggaaaagaagaggagaaggaaaagAAGGCAGAAGAACGTAAAGGAGCGGTGAAGGGGACAGTGGTGCgagaaggagtggaagagggaaTGGGGACAGTGACAGGGACAGTGacggagggaggagtggag